Proteins from a genomic interval of Halomonas alkaliantarctica:
- the rlmN gene encoding 23S rRNA (adenine(2503)-C(2))-methyltransferase RlmN, with protein MTTNVAQHTPAPHPVAESSDVARTPAAKATPERQNLLGMSREQMEAFFLSIGEKKFRAAQLMKWIHQEGSDDFAAMTNLSKPLREKLARLAEIRGPGVIYEGTSSDGTRKWVLEVEDGSYVETVLIPAENGKRRTLCVSSQVGCSLDCSFCSTGKQGFQRNLTAAEIIGQVWVAQRSVGPRRDTANRPVTNVVMMGMGEPLLNFDNVVPAMKLMLDDNGYGLSKRRVTLSTSGVVPMIDKLGDEMDVSLAISLHASTDELRNELVPINRKYNIRALLDACHRYLSKCPDNRQITIEYTLIKDVNDQQEHAEQLAALLKELPCKINLIPFNPFPNSGYEKPSRNQVMRFQQWLYDLGYNATVRTTRGEDIDAACGQLVGRVKDRTKRSARYIQSVQLDAD; from the coding sequence ATGACCACCAATGTAGCCCAACATACGCCCGCCCCCCATCCAGTCGCCGAAAGCTCAGACGTCGCCCGCACGCCTGCTGCAAAAGCGACGCCGGAGCGCCAAAACCTGCTTGGCATGTCCCGCGAGCAGATGGAAGCCTTCTTTTTGTCGATCGGCGAAAAGAAGTTTCGTGCTGCGCAGCTGATGAAGTGGATTCACCAGGAAGGCAGCGATGACTTTGCTGCCATGACGAATCTCTCCAAACCGCTGCGTGAAAAACTGGCCCGGCTGGCAGAAATTCGTGGCCCAGGGGTGATTTATGAGGGTACTTCCAGCGACGGCACCCGTAAGTGGGTGCTGGAAGTGGAGGACGGTAGCTATGTAGAAACGGTACTGATCCCGGCAGAGAACGGTAAACGCCGCACGCTATGCGTCTCCTCCCAGGTCGGCTGCTCGCTGGACTGCAGCTTCTGCTCCACTGGCAAGCAGGGGTTTCAGCGTAACTTAACCGCTGCTGAAATTATCGGCCAGGTATGGGTCGCCCAGCGCAGCGTTGGCCCGCGCCGTGATACGGCGAACCGCCCGGTGACCAACGTCGTGATGATGGGCATGGGCGAACCGCTGCTCAACTTCGACAACGTTGTGCCCGCCATGAAGCTTATGCTTGATGACAACGGTTATGGCCTGTCCAAGCGCCGCGTGACGCTGTCGACCTCTGGCGTGGTGCCGATGATCGACAAGCTCGGCGATGAAATGGACGTTAGTTTGGCGATTTCGCTGCATGCGTCTACGGACGAATTGCGCAATGAACTGGTGCCCATCAACCGTAAATACAACATTCGCGCGCTGTTGGATGCTTGCCACCGCTACCTTTCCAAGTGCCCGGATAATCGTCAGATAACCATTGAGTACACGCTGATCAAAGACGTCAACGATCAGCAGGAGCACGCCGAACAGCTTGCCGCATTGCTGAAAGAACTGCCGTGTAAGATCAACCTGATCCCGTTCAACCCGTTCCCCAACTCGGGTTACGAAAAACCGTCACGTAACCAGGTTATGCGCTTCCAACAGTGGCTGTATGATTTAGGTTATAACGCCACGGTGAGGACAACCCGAGGTGAGGATATTGATGCCGCCTGCGGCCAACTCGTTGGTCGCGTGAAAGACCGCACCAAACGCAGCGCGCGCTATATCCAGTCAGTACAGCTCGATGCGGACTAA
- the ndk gene encoding nucleoside-diphosphate kinase, whose amino-acid sequence MATERTLSIIKPDAVAKNAIGDIIARFEKAGLKVVAAKMVQLSEEKAGGFYAEHKERPFFKDLVGFMTSGPVVVQVLEGEGAIAKNRDLMGATNPKEAAPGTIRADFAETIDANAVHGSDSPESAEREISYFFGNDEICPR is encoded by the coding sequence ATGGCTACTGAACGCACTCTTTCTATTATCAAGCCTGATGCCGTTGCTAAAAATGCGATCGGTGACATTATCGCCCGCTTCGAAAAAGCTGGCCTGAAGGTCGTTGCCGCGAAGATGGTTCAGCTCTCTGAAGAGAAGGCTGGCGGTTTCTACGCAGAGCACAAAGAGCGTCCCTTCTTTAAAGACCTGGTCGGTTTCATGACCTCTGGCCCGGTCGTTGTTCAAGTGCTGGAAGGTGAAGGCGCTATCGCTAAAAACCGTGATCTGATGGGTGCGACCAACCCGAAAGAAGCGGCACCCGGCACTATTCGCGCCGACTTTGCGGAAACAATCGACGCTAACGCTGTCCATGGTTCTGATTCTCCGGAAAGCGCTGAGCGCGAAATTAGCTACTTCTTTGGCAACGACGAAATCTGCCCGCGCTAA
- a CDS encoding HesB/IscA family protein, producing MATLNITPAAAQQIRHVLDERGQGLGLRVSVKPSGCSGYSYVLDFADSVSDEEVHFEAHGASVYVAPDAVEMLNGSEVDYVSEGLNRFFRFNNPNVKDECGCGESFTV from the coding sequence ATGGCAACACTCAATATTACCCCGGCTGCCGCACAACAGATTCGCCACGTGCTCGACGAGCGAGGCCAAGGCCTTGGCCTGCGCGTCTCGGTCAAGCCAAGCGGCTGCTCTGGCTATAGCTACGTGCTCGATTTTGCCGACTCGGTTAGCGACGAAGAAGTCCATTTTGAAGCCCACGGTGCCAGCGTCTATGTCGCCCCCGACGCGGTGGAGATGCTTAATGGCAGCGAAGTGGATTACGTCAGTGAAGGGCTGAACCGCTTTTTCCGCTTCAACAACCCCAACGTCAAAGATGAGTGCGGCTGCGGCGAAAGCTTTACCGTTTAG
- a CDS encoding aminotransferase class V-fold PLP-dependent enzyme — translation MTTPTLPIYLDYAATAPADARVVEVMQRYLTVDQLFANPASRSHMLGWQAEQVIEQARRQVADTIGADPREIVWTSGATEADNLALIGFMRANRERGLHLVTSTIEHKAIVDTAHALEKEGFEVTWLTPGRDGCIEPQQLREAMRDDTALVSLMAVNNELGSINDIAALAAVAHEFGAAFHTDAAQAVGRIPLDVVAQQIDLMSLSGHKTYGPKGVGALYVKRHPDIRVEALIHGGGHERGMRSGTLPTHQIAGMGEAFALMQQQYDEDNAHITRLQRRFLRGLEDVEGVLPNTPLGHKEPRAVPNILNLAFEGVDGESLLMALRDVAVSTGSACNSASVDPSYVLLGIGTPRSLALSSLRFSFGRFTTEADIDHALTLIRHAVSGLRTPPRQAAD, via the coding sequence ATGACTACACCCACGCTGCCCATTTACCTGGATTACGCCGCCACCGCGCCGGCGGATGCCCGCGTGGTTGAGGTTATGCAACGCTACCTGACAGTTGACCAGCTATTTGCCAACCCCGCTTCGCGCAGCCATATGCTGGGCTGGCAGGCAGAACAGGTGATTGAGCAGGCGCGCCGTCAGGTGGCCGACACGATTGGCGCCGACCCCAGAGAGATCGTCTGGACCAGCGGCGCCACCGAAGCAGACAACCTGGCGCTGATTGGTTTTATGCGCGCTAACCGCGAACGCGGCCTACACTTGGTGACCTCGACGATTGAGCACAAAGCGATCGTTGACACCGCCCATGCGCTGGAGAAAGAGGGGTTTGAGGTCACTTGGCTAACGCCTGGGCGGGACGGTTGCATTGAACCCCAACAGCTACGCGAAGCGATGCGCGACGACACCGCGCTAGTCTCGCTGATGGCGGTTAACAACGAGCTTGGCAGCATCAACGATATCGCTGCTCTGGCGGCCGTTGCTCATGAGTTTGGCGCGGCTTTTCATACCGATGCCGCCCAGGCGGTGGGGCGTATCCCGTTAGACGTAGTGGCCCAGCAAATTGATCTAATGTCGCTGTCAGGCCATAAAACCTACGGCCCTAAAGGCGTCGGGGCGCTGTATGTAAAGCGCCACCCGGATATCCGCGTTGAGGCGCTGATCCATGGCGGTGGTCATGAGCGCGGCATGCGTTCCGGCACTCTGCCAACACACCAAATTGCGGGCATGGGTGAAGCCTTTGCGCTGATGCAGCAGCAGTACGACGAAGACAACGCCCATATTACGCGCTTGCAGCGGCGTTTTCTGCGCGGCCTTGAAGACGTCGAGGGTGTGCTTCCCAACACGCCATTGGGTCACAAAGAGCCGCGCGCCGTACCCAACATTCTCAACTTGGCGTTTGAAGGCGTCGACGGTGAATCGCTGCTGATGGCGCTGCGCGATGTGGCGGTTTCTACCGGCTCGGCGTGCAACTCGGCCAGCGTCGACCCGTCCTACGTGCTGCTCGGTATCGGCACGCCGCGCTCGCTGGCCCTCTCATCGCTGCGTTTTAGCTTCGGGCGCTTTACCACCGAAGCCGACATTGATCATGCGCTAACGCTCATACGCCATGCGGTGAGCGGTTTACGTACACCGCCCCGTCAAGCGGCTGACTAG
- the iscR gene encoding Fe-S cluster assembly transcriptional regulator IscR codes for MRLTTKGRYAVTAMLDLALHAHNGPTSLSDISQRQEISLSYLEQLFARLRRAGLVNSVRGPGGGYLLSQPADAISVSKVIDAVNESVDATRCQGLSDCQQGDTCLTHHLWCELSVQIRHFLDDMTLAQLMLRPDVIRVASRQNQRVEAGILASSP; via the coding sequence ATGCGCTTGACCACCAAGGGCCGTTACGCCGTTACCGCCATGCTTGATTTAGCCTTGCATGCCCACAACGGCCCGACCAGCCTAAGCGATATCTCTCAGCGCCAAGAGATATCGCTCTCTTATTTAGAGCAGCTTTTTGCTCGTCTGCGCCGTGCAGGCTTGGTCAACAGCGTGCGCGGTCCAGGCGGCGGCTATTTGCTTTCGCAACCTGCGGACGCGATTAGCGTTTCAAAGGTGATTGACGCGGTGAACGAAAGCGTTGATGCCACCCGCTGCCAGGGGCTTTCCGATTGCCAGCAGGGTGACACCTGCTTGACCCACCATTTGTGGTGCGAGCTCTCCGTGCAGATACGCCACTTCCTTGACGATATGACCCTGGCACAACTGATGCTGCGTCCTGATGTCATACGTGTTGCGTCGCGACAGAATCAGCGTGTCGAGGCAGGCATTCTCGCCTCTTCACCCTGA
- the cysE gene encoding serine O-acetyltransferase, producing MFQRLREDINSVFDRDPAARNFLEVLTNYPGLHALLLHRCGHWLWKKNLKWLARTLSTFSRWLTGIEIHPGATIGRRFFIDHGMGVVIGETALVGDNVTLYQGVTLGGTSWSKGKRHPTLGDGVIVGAGAKILGPFMVGAGAKIGSNAVVTKEVPPGATVVGIPGKIVKRADPDEEEALDVDPARREAICQKFGFDAYGVSQDMPDPVARSMQAMLDHMHAVDERIERMCSTLRKLDDNYRDGQLPALRDEDFADILDENDTGCPGVGKRSATPPSAKQETGQEAEQETLPPGNG from the coding sequence TGACCGCGACCCGGCCGCACGTAACTTTCTTGAGGTGCTGACCAACTACCCTGGCCTGCACGCCCTGTTGCTGCACCGCTGCGGCCACTGGCTGTGGAAAAAAAACCTCAAGTGGCTAGCGCGCACGCTGTCGACGTTTTCACGCTGGCTAACCGGTATTGAAATTCATCCGGGCGCCACGATTGGTCGGCGGTTTTTTATTGACCACGGCATGGGGGTGGTCATTGGCGAAACGGCGCTGGTCGGCGATAACGTCACGCTCTATCAAGGTGTCACGCTAGGCGGCACCAGCTGGAGCAAAGGCAAGCGTCACCCCACTTTGGGCGATGGCGTGATAGTGGGTGCGGGCGCCAAAATACTGGGACCTTTTATGGTCGGTGCCGGAGCAAAAATTGGCTCTAATGCCGTGGTCACCAAAGAAGTGCCACCCGGCGCCACGGTGGTTGGCATTCCCGGTAAAATAGTGAAACGTGCCGACCCTGATGAGGAGGAAGCGCTGGACGTCGACCCCGCTCGCCGCGAAGCCATCTGCCAAAAATTTGGCTTTGATGCCTACGGCGTCAGCCAGGATATGCCCGACCCGGTAGCCCGCTCGATGCAGGCCATGCTCGACCATATGCACGCCGTGGATGAGCGTATCGAGCGCATGTGCTCAACCCTGCGCAAGCTAGATGACAACTACCGCGACGGCCAACTGCCAGCGCTGCGCGATGAAGATTTTGCCGACATTCTGGACGAGAACGATACCGGCTGCCCCGGCGTTGGCAAACGCTCGGCTACACCGCCATCAGCTAAGCAAGAGACTGGGCAAGAAGCCGAGCAAGAAACACTGCCGCCGGGTAATGGTTGA